CACGTCATAATCAGAACAATTCCCACTTTCAGCATCGCTGGATCTGGGTTTAGCGATTGAAAACGGGGCATATCGTGGTTGTCAATGAAGGTAATTAATTCTGTCGCCCCGTTGTAGCGATAATCCTGATCAAATATGTCTTGAACGACTTGAAATCCAGCATCCGCACCTTGTGCTAACGCTTCCCGAATTGCTCCGCACAGCCCAAAGTCTAAAAGCGTCATCCCAGAGTTATTGGCATAGTCAACAGAACGCTCATCATTGGGATGGTTGTAAATCCATTCACCAAAAATGAACACATCTGGCTTGTGATTGTACATATCACCAGTGAATTCCTGCCAAAACCAGATGGGCATATGTTTGACAGTGTCCACCCGCAGTACATCCACACCCCGGTCTAGCCATTGCTTAATTGCTGACTTGATATAATTGCGATATTCAATATTGTTTTCGTTAAAAGTTGCAAGACCACAAAGTTCACAGTTTTGTACTTGCCATTCATCTTCCCAGTCTTGCACTTCGCCATAGTGATGATACCAGTGCTGCTCATCATCGTTGAAGTCAGCTATTTTGACCCCATCATCATACAATTCTCCTTTGCTTCCACTGAAATCGGGTGAACTGTGATTGCAAACAATATCGAGCACCAACTTCATCTTGCGCTTGTGCAGCTCATCAAGTAATTTATCAAATGTTGTATTTCTTGTTTCCTGTGTTTCGTTTAAAGAAGGGTTTTCATCTGTTGCAATAAAGCGAGGATTAATCCGCTTAAAGTCTTTTGTCCAATACCCATGTATCGCTGCATTGCCAACAAACAAGTCTTCAACTTGTTCAAACAAAGGAGTTAACCAAATTGCAGTCACTCCCATGCTCTTGAGATAGTCTAACTTATCAATAACACCTTGCAAGTCACCACCCCAGTACTTGCCCCAATCTTGTTTGGTTGGGTCATACAGTTCTGAGTTAGAACCTTCGCTGTTTTCTGGATCGCCATCATGAAAACGATCCACAACAACAAAGTAAATCGTTTCCTGACGAAATTCAATATCTCTGGTATAAAGAAATTCTAGATCAATTTCTGTCTCTGATGGCGGTGTTTCTATAATGGCTGAGACTTCTGCCTCTACATCTTCTACCTTGTATTGCTCTTCTGAAAACAGCGATGGAGGGGTATTTACCATATGAAAATGAAAAATCCTACATAAATAAGGTTTGCAGACCCATGACCAATAGACTTTTAAGGATCATGTGCCACTACAAATAAGGGTATTATCTAGTCTTTTTTTGGAAAAAAATATCTATCTCTAGCTAGTTTATAAATATATCTATAGTAAGATTTAGAAGAGCAATACGCCAGCCTAATCTTTGCACTCATCACTCATTATGAAGCTGAAAAAGCAGTATCAATGTTAATTTGATACCTTCTTTATTGAAAGAATAGTATAATTTATACACAAACAAATCTTATTTTAACTTGTAACAAATGACTATCTCAGAACAACCTGTTTAAGCTGTTGTTCAAAGTATGGCAAGTCCAGTCAGTAGAAACGCCGTAGAGGCTATAAGTTTGGCTAGGTATAAGGGAGAACAATATTTCTCTTATACCCACAAACTTTTTGTCAATAACTTCTATTGAGACACACTACTAGTTACTTTCGGTTGGTCTAGATAGGCATAAACGAGCTTAGAAACTTGACTAATAAAGTCTCTGGCTCTTGTATCACCAAAAGGTCTTTTCACCAAAATGCCTGCTAAATATCGCTTACCGGATGGTAACTCAATGATCCCTGCATCCCCAAGGAGAACTCCAAGAGTTCCTGTTTTGTGAGCAATGACTGCACCTTTACCAAGTCCAGCTGGTAGCAATCTTTTGTTTTCCACGCGACGCATGATTCCCAAAGCCTGGGAGTGGCTTGTACTACTAAGCAGCTTGTTATTTGCAACTAACGCCGAGAGTCTGACTAAGTCTTTGGGACTGGTTGTGTTAGTCCCCTTAAAGTCGCCTAACTGACGACGAATCACAGTGTTTTGCAATCCCCAACTACGAAACCGCTCGTTTAACTTAGCCATACCACCTAAACGGTCAATAATCATATTGGTGGCAGTATTATCACTTATAGTAATCATCTTTGTAGCAGTATCTAAAACACTCAGTTTGGTTCCCACAGGTTTGAACTGCAAGACTCCAGAACCTTCAGCTTCAGACTTCAAGTCACGCCGCACGACTAAGGTTTCATTCAGCTTGACTCTACCTGCATCAACCTCCTGAAATAAAGCAACTAGAATTGGAAACTTAATGGTGCTAGCAGCTGGAAATACCTTCTCTCCATTGAAGTCCAAATAGTTGCCTGTGTCCAAATCTAGAAAAAACATTCCTGGTGAGAGAAAGCTGTAGCGAGCCATCAGTGTTTTCAGTGGAGAACTGAGCTGCAACAATTCCTTTCCCAAGGGGACAACTCCAGCAAAGGTCGAAATAGCACCGATTTGGAGGGGAATTTGTTCTTCTCCAACGCTGGTATTTACGACTGTCGCTTGTGCATCACCGATAGCTGCACGCTCAATTGAGGAGAATTTTACTATCCAATGTGAGGAAGAATCTCCCTGAATCAATAATTTTTCTGGGGAAACTGTGTAACCAGGCGCTAATTCAACAACTAATCTGGTTGTCTCGGAGTCTACTTGTCCAAGCCGAATCTCTCGAATTGCTGAGCCAAGATTTTTACGGATTGTATTCTCGTTTAGATTTGTTGTTCCTGGCAAATCAATAACAAGTCTCATCGGGTTATTGATTAAAAAAGCTTTTGGTTGTACTCCAGAATCAGTAGTTATATCTAGTTGATTTTGAACGGGGTCGAAATACCAAGATTGCAAGCGAGCCGCTTTGACTGGAGAAGATAACAGTACAATACTGACGACGCTAGCTAACAGGAAACTAAGTCTCATCCGTGTGATTTTTGTGAGCGATAGTAGGATTGTTATGGACAATTTTTCCAGATTTTTATGCCCTTATCCGGAAAAAAAGTACATTAAACTGTAATTATTTCTAATTAGTTGCTTGACCGCAAGTGACTTTAGTAACAGAAAACTGACTTATTTGTGTTATCGCCGAAATTAACAACGGTTTTTCCACATAAAAAAAATCTTGGGAACATTCATTTGGCTATATCAGTCTATAGAGAAGTTGTTTGTAATCCGCAACAAATCAAATAAACAAGGGCAACCTTGATGCTAGGAGGATGTGTTGTGTCTCGCTTCAAAAAATAACTTCCGAAAAAGCCTTACAAAAAAACCATCCTGCCCGATGACAAATCTCTCAAGAGTTGAGATAGAAGTCTTGATTGAGGGTATTCATATCAACAAGTGAATGAAAAGTTGTCCTAGACTCTCTAAATTGTACGAGATAAATTTTTATCTTTTTTTATCTTTTTTTATTGCCGCATACCAAATATGTAATGTTTTTATATTTTAGTGCAGATCTCAGTACTACAAATTGACAAAGATAGGATGATCCCAAGCAAGGCGCTTTTTTATAACTAATAAATTGGGTTATTAAGAGTTAAAAGTTCCTTATTTGTAGGAGTAAATTCACAAATTCAATAAAAGTGCCAGGTCAGATGAACATATTACCAAAAATCGGGATAAAAACGCAAATATTCAGCATTTTTTCAGCATAAAATCATGAAAATCTCATTCTTTTGAGATAAAAACTATATCATATTTCTATTTGTATACTACTCATGATATAAGACATTTAAGTGATTTTTGGATACAATCACAAAAGTAGTTTGGATTTTGCGATCGCTACCCAACCTACAATTCTTCTTAACTGAACTATATTGGCTCAGCTTTGAATGATTTCATCAATATTATGTTAGTAAAATCTTCCGATATACTACGTTAACTCTATTGATTATTAGGAAAATAGAGAAAAATTATTCTTATAAAAAGTATTGCTATTACATTCTAAATCTGCAATAGTAATGGGTTAAACCCTATATCCAGAAATCAAGACATTAACAAAATGTTAACAACATATTTGAAAATTCTTAATGATCATTATCAAGCTCTCAACAATGAGGGTAAAGATGTCATTCAAGGATTAACTCAAACACCAAAAAGTTTACCTCCCAAATATTTTTACGATGATCGCGGCTCGGAATTATTTGAACAAATATGTGAATTACCAGAATATTATCCAACACGAACAGAAGCGTGGATTTTGCGTCAACATGCCGATGAAATTGCTCAGATAACAGGTGCTTGTGAACTAGTAGAATTAGGCAGTGGCAGTTCTACCAAAACCAGGTTTTTATTAGATGCTTACCAAAAAATCCCACGTTCCTGTAAATATATACCGGTTGATGTTAGTGAGGGAATCCTCAAAAGTAGCGTGCTACAGCTACAACAAAAATATGCCCAGTTGTCGATTGAGGGCTTAATAGGAACTTACGAACAAGCCTTAGCAAAAGTAGAATCGATTAGCGTGCCATCACGGATGATTTTTTTCCTGGGAAGTTCAATAGGGAATTTTACAGCACAAGAGTGCAACAGATTTTTGAGGCAAATTGCCCGCACTTTAAAAACCGGTGATTATTTTCTCCTTGGCATTGATTTACAAAAACCCAAGGATATTTTAGAAGCGGCTTATAACGATAGTCAAGGAGTAAC
This portion of the Brasilonema sennae CENA114 genome encodes:
- a CDS encoding alpha-amylase family glycosyl hydrolase, whose protein sequence is MVNTPPSLFSEEQYKVEDVEAEVSAIIETPPSETEIDLEFLYTRDIEFRQETIYFVVVDRFHDGDPENSEGSNSELYDPTKQDWGKYWGGDLQGVIDKLDYLKSMGVTAIWLTPLFEQVEDLFVGNAAIHGYWTKDFKRINPRFIATDENPSLNETQETRNTTFDKLLDELHKRKMKLVLDIVCNHSSPDFSGSKGELYDDGVKIADFNDDEQHWYHHYGEVQDWEDEWQVQNCELCGLATFNENNIEYRNYIKSAIKQWLDRGVDVLRVDTVKHMPIWFWQEFTGDMYNHKPDVFIFGEWIYNHPNDERSVDYANNSGMTLLDFGLCGAIREALAQGADAGFQVVQDIFDQDYRYNGATELITFIDNHDMPRFQSLNPDPAMLKVGIVLIMTCRGIPCIYYGTEQYLHDDTNGGNDPYNRPMMENWDTDSEIYRNIRLLSGLRRLNPAMSMGSQWKKYLTPDVYCYVRRYRESLCFVALNRGGEVTIPEVETELPDGEHTCIITRNKYEVKDGKIYDLHLEERGAIVLSRVGERVKGETIVRVQLNGVQTLPGETIVVIGDCPELGNWDISKAYPLEYINTNTWFAEIPFNESAGKLISYKYALWREGKSPLRENLMNRRWVIAKEGTVKWRDTWASGPES
- a CDS encoding serine hydrolase, whose translation is MRLSFLLASVVSIVLLSSPVKAARLQSWYFDPVQNQLDITTDSGVQPKAFLINNPMRLVIDLPGTTNLNENTIRKNLGSAIREIRLGQVDSETTRLVVELAPGYTVSPEKLLIQGDSSSHWIVKFSSIERAAIGDAQATVVNTSVGEEQIPLQIGAISTFAGVVPLGKELLQLSSPLKTLMARYSFLSPGMFFLDLDTGNYLDFNGEKVFPAASTIKFPILVALFQEVDAGRVKLNETLVVRRDLKSEAEGSGVLQFKPVGTKLSVLDTATKMITISDNTATNMIIDRLGGMAKLNERFRSWGLQNTVIRRQLGDFKGTNTTSPKDLVRLSALVANNKLLSSTSHSQALGIMRRVENKRLLPAGLGKGAVIAHKTGTLGVLLGDAGIIELPSGKRYLAGILVKRPFGDTRARDFISQVSKLVYAYLDQPKVTSSVSQ
- the egtD gene encoding L-histidine N(alpha)-methyltransferase — translated: MLTTYLKILNDHYQALNNEGKDVIQGLTQTPKSLPPKYFYDDRGSELFEQICELPEYYPTRTEAWILRQHADEIAQITGACELVELGSGSSTKTRFLLDAYQKIPRSCKYIPVDVSEGILKSSVLQLQQKYAQLSIEGLIGTYEQALAKVESISVPSRMIFFLGSSIGNFTAQECNRFLRQIARTLKTGDYFLLGIDLQKPKDILEAAYNDSQGVTAAFNLNMLSHLNWRFQGNFDLNLFTHEAIYNQAQTQIEMYLHCLESHWVSLETLNLNVFFEVGESILTEISRKFDLVTIQKELELQGLKTLKIWTDPNQWFGLILCQA